A single Candidatus Sulfotelmatobacter sp. DNA region contains:
- a CDS encoding GTP-binding protein: protein MAKEKFDRTKPHCNVGTIGHIDHGKTTLTAAITKVLSKHNPNIKFRSFDSIDNAPEEKARGITIATAHVEYETAKRHYAHVDCPGHADYIKNMITGAAQMDGGILVVAATD from the coding sequence ATGGCGAAAGAAAAATTTGATCGGACTAAACCGCACTGCAACGTGGGGACGATTGGTCACATCGACCACGGCAAGACCACGTTGACGGCGGCCATCACCAAGGTTTTGTCGAAGCACAATCCGAACATCAAGTTTCGGTCGTTCGATTCGATCGACAACGCGCCGGAAGAAAAGGCGCGCGGCATCACGATCGCCACGGCGCACGTCGAGTATGAGACGGCGAAGCGGCACTACGCGCACGTCGATTGCCCGGGCCACGCCGACTACATCAAGAACATGATCACGGGCGCGGCGCAGATGGATGGCGGCATTCTGGTGGTGGCGGCGACCGAC